The following are encoded together in the Triticum dicoccoides isolate Atlit2015 ecotype Zavitan chromosome 6B, WEW_v2.0, whole genome shotgun sequence genome:
- the LOC119326144 gene encoding protein KINESIN LIGHT CHAIN-RELATED 2-like, whose product MPGIIVDGVVTEEIQHEVGSSQNKENLTAPTMAPSMQSETLEMHVENSGAGEPSIEQLYNNVCEMESSSEGGGSPSRESFGSDGEESRIDSELRHLVAGEMEAMKVIEEEEEKEKEKGSGSVTNAVPTAGNGTPVRPQSSNSSKKKATKSQLESDASVGPNGKASPEEGESEVSKPGSRVGRRRKASAKSQNGTEDAGLDNPDLGPFLLKHARDLIASDNPRRALKYALRATKSFEKCAGGKPSLNLVMSLHVVAAIHCNMGKYEEAVPVLQRSLEIPVTEEGQEHALAKFSGCMQLGDTYGMLGQIALSLQWYAKGLEIQKQTLGEQDPRVGETCRYLAEAHVQALQLDEAQKLCQMALDIHRDNGQPASLEETADRRLMGLICDTKGDHEAALEHLVMASMAMVANGQETEVASVDCSIGDIYLSLGRYDEAVCAYQKALTVFKTSKGENHATVASVFLRLADLYNKTGKLRESKSYCENALKIYQKPIPGTSLEEIATGLTDVSAIYETMNEHDQALKLLQKALKMYNNSAGQQSTIAGIEAQIGVLHYISGNYGDAYDSFKSAITKLRTCGEKKSAFFGIALNQMGLACVQRYSINEAAELFEEARTVLEQEYGPYHADTLGVYSNLAGTYDAMGRLDEAIEILEYVVEMREEKLGTANPDVDDEKRRLAELLKEAGRGRSRKAKSLENLLETNPYTIGKRTTVAA is encoded by the exons ATGCCAGGAATCATAGTGGATGGAGTTGTTACAGAGGAGATTCAGCATGAGGTGGGTTCCTCTCAAAACAAGGAGAATTTGACGGCCCCAACCATGGCGCCAAGCATGCAGAGTGAGACACTTGAGATGCACGTTGAGAATTCTGGTGCTGGGGAGCCCTCGATTGAGCAACTCTACAACAACGTGTGTGAGATGGAGAGCTCAAGTGAGGGTGGCGGATCCCCATCACGCGAGAGCTTCGGGTCGGATGGAGAGGAATCAAGGATCGACTCAGAGCTTCGCCACCTTGTTGCTGGGGAGATGGAGGCCATGAAGGtcattgaggaggaggaggagaaggagaaggagaaggggagtGGAAGTGTTACCAATGCGGTACCTACTGCTGGGAATGGTACCCCTGTCAGGCCTCAGTCTTCTAATTCATCCAAGAAGAAGGCTACAAAATCACAGCTTGAATCTGATGCTTCTGTTGGCCCCAATGGCAAGGCATCCCCCGAGGAAGGCGAGAGTGAGGTCAGCAAGCCCGGAAGCCGAGTTGGCCGTCGACGGAAAGCTAGTGCCAAATCACAGAATGGGACAGAAGATGCTGGTCTTGATAACCCAGACCTTGGTCCATTTCTTCTTAAGCATGCAAGAGACTTGATTGCCTCTGATAATCCGCGACGAGCGCTGAAATATGCTCTCCGTGCGACCAAATCATTTGAGAAATGTGCAGGTGGAAAGCCAAGCTTGAACTTGGTCATGAGTTTGCATGTTGTGGCTGCAATCCACTGCAACATGGGAAAGTACGAAGAAGCTGTACCTGTCCTACAACGATCCCTCGAGATTCCTGTGACCGAGGAAGGTCAGGAGCACGCTCTTGCCAAGTTTTCTGGCTGCATGCAATTGGGGGACACCTATGGGATGCTAGGTCAGATTGCCCTCTCACTGCAATGGTATGCCAAAGGGCTTGAAATCCAGAAGCAGACATTGGGGGAGCAGGATCCAAGGGTTGGAGAGACTTGCCGGTACTTGGCTGAGGCTCATGTGCAGGCACTACAATTAGATGAAGCACAAAAATTGTGCCAGATGGCTCTTGACATTCACAGGGATAATGGCCAGCCAGCATCACTTGAAGAAACGGCTGATAGGAGGCTAATGGGTCTTATTTGTGACACAAAGGGTGACCATGAAGCTGCGTTAGAACATCTAGTGATGGCGAGCATGGCCATGGTCGCCAATGGCCAGGAGACTGAGGTGGCCTCAGTGGATTGCAGTATTGGTGACATTTATCTCTCATTGGGTCGATATGATGAGGCTGTATGTGCTTATCAGAAAGCTCTTACGGTATTCAAGACTAGCAAAGGGGAGAATCATGCCACCGTGGCTTCTGTTTTCCTGCGGCTTGCTGATTTATACAACAAAACAGGGAAGCTGAGGGAATCAAAATCATACTGTGAGAATGCTCTCAAAATTTATCAGAAACCTATTCCAGGCACGTCTCTTGAAGAAATTGCCACTGGTTTGACTGATGTTTCAGCCATATATGAGACCATGAATGAGCATGACCAAGCATTGAAGTTACTCCAGAAGGCCTTGAAGATGTACAATAATTCTGCTGGCCAACAGAGCACAATTGCTGGAATTGAAGCTCAGATTGGTGTCTTGCACTACATCTCTGGGAATTATGGCGATGCATATGACTCCTTCAAGAGTGCGATTACAAAGCTCCGCACATGTGGTGAGAAAAAGTCCGCCTTCTTCGGTATTGCCCTGAACCAGATGGGGCTGGCGTGTGTTCAAAGATACTCCATAAATGAAGCTGCAGAACTCTTCGAGGAAGCTAGAACCGTTCTGGAGCAAGAATACGGGCCATATCATGCAGATACTCTAGGAGTATACAGCAATCTTGCTGGAACTTATGATGCAATGGGAAG ACTGGATGAGGCCATTGAGATCTTGGAATACGTTGTTGAAATGCGCGAAGAGAAGCTAGGTACGGCGAACCCAGACGTTGACGACGAGAAGCGGAGGCTTGCCGAGTTGCTGAAGGAGGCTGGCCGGGGGAGAAGCAGGAAGGCAAAATCCCTGGAAAATCTTCTCGAGACCAACCCATACACCATCGGGAAGAGGACTACAGTTGCAGCGTGA